A portion of the Treponema rectale genome contains these proteins:
- a CDS encoding RNA recognition motif domain-containing protein codes for MAKKVYAGNLNFITTEESLNAAFSKFGQVNSAVLIKDRDTNQSKGFGFVEFENDEDADRAIAAMNGKEFDGRKIRVSVAEEKKRRSF; via the coding sequence ATGGCTAAGAAAGTTTATGCAGGTAATCTTAATTTTATTACAACTGAAGAATCTCTTAATGCGGCTTTTTCAAAATTCGGTCAGGTGAATTCTGCCGTTCTCATTAAGGACAGGGATACTAATCAGTCAAAAGGCTTTGGTTTTGTTGAATTTGAAAATGATGAAGATGCAGACCGTGCCATCGCTGCAATGAACGGAAAAGAGTTTGACGGAAGAAAAATTCGTGTAAGCGTTGCAGAAGAGAAAAAACGCAGGTCTTTTTAA
- a CDS encoding M28 family peptidase, producing MSFLPEEFLEYISPDCNRMQFIRDYLKKFGVESAVCAIDGKNHILVQYGSSAYNPQFKIKTVIAHYDRVSGSPGANDNSAADFQLMNWAVTLKDYPGFHNVRIFFTDGEELGWNTGVSEQGAFGIAKTFSRLGIKNDDVYVFDACGRGSVPVLSRTLINEKAPASFKKSFTDLFNRTQDLLRSVCPQGWMSLPVPYSDNASFIACGIPAVAITMLPADEASLYARELSVNHDLENAVLNRESSKKERMESHVPEYAYKERIPLTWRLFHTQKDNAASLTRDSFGVMSAILAGLAALKVPV from the coding sequence ATGAGTTTTTTGCCGGAAGAATTTTTAGAATACATTTCTCCTGACTGCAACCGCATGCAGTTTATCCGTGATTATCTGAAGAAATTCGGCGTTGAAAGTGCCGTATGTGCTATTGACGGAAAGAATCACATACTCGTTCAGTATGGAAGTTCTGCCTATAATCCTCAGTTTAAGATTAAGACTGTAATTGCCCATTATGACAGGGTTTCAGGCAGCCCGGGTGCCAATGATAACAGTGCTGCAGATTTTCAGCTTATGAACTGGGCTGTGACTTTAAAGGATTATCCGGGATTTCATAATGTCAGGATTTTCTTTACGGACGGAGAAGAACTTGGCTGGAATACCGGTGTAAGTGAACAGGGAGCATTTGGTATTGCAAAGACCTTCAGCAGGCTTGGTATAAAAAATGATGATGTCTATGTATTTGATGCCTGCGGTCGCGGTTCCGTACCTGTTTTATCCCGTACTTTAATAAACGAAAAGGCTCCGGCTTCTTTTAAGAAAAGTTTTACTGATCTTTTTAACAGGACTCAGGATTTATTGCGTTCAGTATGTCCTCAGGGATGGATGAGTCTTCCGGTTCCTTACAGTGATAATGCCTCTTTCATTGCCTGCGGAATTCCTGCCGTTGCCATTACGATGCTTCCTGCAGATGAAGCCTCCCTTTATGCAAGGGAGCTTTCTGTGAACCATGATCTGGAAAATGCTGTTTTAAACCGGGAGTCCAGTAAGAAAGAACGCATGGAGTCTCATGTTCCGGAGTATGCGTATAAGGAAAGAATTCCCCTTACATGGAGGCTGTTTCATACTCAGAAAGATAATGCCGCATCCCTTACAAGAGACAGTTTTGGCGTCATGTCGGCAATTCTTGCAGGGCTGGCAGCATTAAAGGTTCCTGTCTGA
- a CDS encoding methyl-accepting chemotaxis protein gives MKNKKKQTFTREIFFAQVKNDYYSSLFTFFYSTMFVFLTIEQLIPAAIITFIALGIFIFGILQILNRKLTRSVSERLEIFKSGALVNQEDLTNLFKDVMNIPKQIFSLQSFLYTIAIFLLSLFYHYFPSINLDWRSTLLSYLACFFGIYICATGSLRCTEKICNRYAEEIVEKGINPDIINTKKNFGTSLSVKVIIEIIVPVIITNVLSFFVLLQGYKPINYRHFSPYMQIFRIITIASASLFITINVCFNFYKTIKNELNKLKVSVKEILKDSKSEKYTRTSLANEMDCNVYIMNQILRKFRYLVVKASQVGKNVLDTTNQLSIISTTLSKNSLEQSTDVKEILSTMEDSNSLSKNIANRILNVSEGAENTKKEIESSLELLKQNVLQFEQINVSNESIISGIKNLCSQIENIGDVVTLINNIADQTRIIAFNAELEAVSAGNEGKNFHIVATEIRRLATSTMNSIQEIQQFIQSIQEASRKLIDSSQNETSLIKEETELSHQLESHFDTIKDTSALTFIKANNISEIVDQQTSSFSQIVITLKQISSGIESFTVSTKTISDTAQKMKELSSVLDRL, from the coding sequence ATGAAAAATAAAAAAAAGCAGACTTTTACCCGGGAAATATTTTTTGCACAGGTTAAAAATGACTATTACTCAAGTCTCTTTACATTCTTCTACTCAACGATGTTCGTCTTTCTGACAATCGAACAGCTTATTCCTGCTGCCATCATAACCTTCATCGCTCTCGGGATTTTTATCTTCGGTATACTTCAGATACTGAACAGAAAACTTACACGGAGCGTTTCAGAACGCCTTGAAATTTTCAAAAGCGGTGCACTGGTAAATCAGGAAGATCTTACGAATCTTTTTAAAGATGTAATGAACATTCCTAAACAAATCTTCTCACTGCAAAGTTTTCTGTATACAATTGCTATTTTTCTTCTAAGCCTTTTCTATCATTACTTTCCATCAATAAATCTTGACTGGCGCTCTACCCTTCTTTCTTATCTTGCATGTTTCTTCGGAATATACATCTGTGCAACAGGATCACTGCGCTGTACTGAAAAAATATGTAACCGATATGCAGAAGAAATCGTAGAAAAAGGCATTAATCCAGATATAATAAACACAAAGAAAAACTTTGGAACAAGTCTCTCTGTAAAAGTCATCATCGAAATCATAGTTCCTGTAATTATAACAAACGTCCTGTCCTTTTTTGTCCTTCTTCAGGGATACAAACCGATAAACTACAGGCATTTTTCTCCCTACATGCAGATTTTCAGGATAATCACCATTGCTTCCGCAAGTCTTTTCATAACGATTAATGTATGCTTTAACTTTTACAAAACCATAAAAAATGAACTCAACAAACTGAAAGTTTCTGTAAAAGAAATTCTCAAAGATTCAAAATCAGAAAAATACACCCGGACATCACTGGCAAACGAAATGGACTGCAACGTCTACATCATGAACCAGATTCTCAGAAAATTCCGCTATCTTGTCGTAAAAGCATCTCAGGTAGGAAAAAACGTACTTGATACGACAAACCAGCTGTCCATAATTTCTACAACCCTGTCAAAAAATTCTCTTGAACAGAGTACAGACGTAAAGGAAATCCTCAGCACCATGGAAGATTCAAACTCCCTGTCAAAAAACATTGCAAACAGAATCCTGAATGTTTCCGAAGGTGCTGAAAATACAAAAAAAGAAATTGAATCAAGTCTTGAACTGCTCAAGCAGAACGTCCTTCAGTTTGAACAGATTAATGTTTCTAATGAATCCATTATCAGCGGAATAAAAAACCTCTGCAGTCAGATAGAAAACATAGGTGACGTGGTAACGCTTATCAATAATATTGCGGACCAGACCCGTATAATTGCCTTTAACGCAGAACTTGAGGCTGTAAGTGCCGGAAATGAAGGAAAAAATTTCCATATAGTTGCAACAGAAATCAGAAGACTGGCTACTTCAACAATGAATTCCATTCAGGAAATCCAGCAGTTCATCCAGAGCATTCAGGAAGCCTCTAGAAAACTTATTGATTCTTCACAAAATGAAACATCCCTGATTAAAGAAGAAACGGAGCTGTCACATCAGCTGGAATCTCATTTTGATACGATTAAAGATACATCGGCCCTTACCTTCATTAAAGCCAACAACATCTCTGAAATCGTTGACCAGCAGACTTCCTCGTTCAGTCAGATAGTAATAACCCTCAAGCAGATAAGTTCAGGCATAGAAAGCTTTACCGTATCAACTAAAACAATAAGTGATACTGCACAAAAGATGAAGGAACTTTCTTCCGTACTGGACAGACTCTGA
- a CDS encoding methyl-accepting chemotaxis protein, whose amino-acid sequence MSFRKRIIVKSFLPDALSSIFIFMYTSITLQISKQYVFKTGIMLFAIFCILQFTVALFTDSLVYKGISERIHFFETKETTVEERTELLEELHHLPFITAVMTFTYFIIGAIIVAIFFSIKFQFHSNILILILMQFSFASFMASLFGDNYCRKICNEYAEKIVTAGVDKDYVEEKNFFGNSLLTEIILFVILPLIFTTIISCAILIAGYSPIHESVFWESKDIQINRMLWTCIMNIIIECALIVFFYVKIYRVNVKMNQTLKTILTTDIDRIKLLECDLSNEQSYSNYVINQLIAHFKNILTRTTEIGDNINNIGNSLTKISNETETTSVEQSTGTKEIVATMVDLTQLSHDIEDQIQEVSDFAQETFDKVTGGSVLLNQNLDKIGQIASSNEETIFGIKDLNSKINRIWEITNMINSIADQTKIIAFNAELEATNVKNENRNFKNVSSEIRRLANSTMDSTKEIKDKINVIQASSNELIKASQSSTKLIKQGTNLATFLGETFSNIKKSAQQNALSSSEIKYLINQQNTSFDQIVKTLQQINLSIQDFSVSTKNIIDTTSGLQMNAEILKSLTSSKE is encoded by the coding sequence ATGAGTTTCAGAAAGCGCATAATAGTAAAGAGTTTTTTACCGGATGCCCTGTCCTCCATTTTTATTTTCATGTATACCTCCATTACCCTTCAAATATCGAAGCAATATGTTTTTAAAACAGGAATAATGCTCTTTGCCATTTTCTGCATTCTTCAGTTTACAGTTGCACTTTTTACAGACAGTCTCGTATACAAAGGAATTTCCGAACGCATCCATTTCTTTGAAACCAAAGAAACGACTGTAGAGGAAAGAACTGAACTTCTGGAAGAACTTCATCACCTGCCTTTCATTACGGCGGTAATGACATTTACTTACTTCATAATCGGTGCAATTATCGTTGCAATCTTTTTTTCAATCAAATTTCAATTTCATTCAAACATACTTATTTTAATCCTCATGCAGTTTTCCTTTGCATCCTTCATGGCTTCACTTTTCGGAGACAATTACTGCCGTAAAATCTGCAATGAATATGCAGAAAAAATAGTTACTGCAGGAGTTGATAAAGACTATGTTGAAGAAAAAAACTTTTTCGGAAATTCCCTGCTTACAGAAATAATTCTTTTTGTCATTCTGCCATTGATTTTTACAACAATAATATCCTGTGCAATTCTCATAGCCGGATATTCTCCAATTCACGAATCTGTATTCTGGGAGAGCAAGGATATTCAGATAAACAGAATGCTGTGGACATGCATCATGAATATAATAATCGAATGCGCCCTTATAGTTTTCTTTTACGTCAAGATTTACAGAGTAAACGTAAAAATGAATCAGACGCTTAAAACGATTCTTACTACCGATATTGACAGAATTAAACTTCTTGAATGTGACCTTTCCAATGAACAGTCCTATTCAAACTATGTAATCAACCAGCTCATCGCCCACTTTAAAAACATTCTTACGAGGACAACTGAGATTGGTGACAACATAAACAACATCGGTAATTCACTTACAAAAATTTCTAACGAAACGGAAACTACGTCTGTCGAGCAGTCTACCGGAACAAAGGAAATAGTTGCTACAATGGTCGATCTTACCCAGCTTTCTCACGATATTGAAGATCAGATTCAGGAAGTATCAGACTTTGCACAGGAAACTTTTGACAAAGTAACGGGAGGCTCAGTACTCCTTAACCAGAATCTTGATAAAATCGGACAGATAGCCTCATCAAACGAAGAAACAATTTTTGGAATTAAAGACCTGAACTCAAAAATTAACCGAATCTGGGAAATTACAAACATGATTAACTCCATTGCTGACCAGACAAAAATCATTGCATTCAATGCTGAACTTGAAGCTACGAATGTAAAAAATGAGAACAGGAATTTTAAGAACGTATCTTCCGAAATACGCCGTCTTGCAAATTCTACAATGGACAGTACAAAAGAAATCAAAGACAAGATTAATGTAATTCAGGCCTCATCAAATGAACTTATTAAGGCTTCTCAAAGTTCAACAAAACTTATAAAGCAGGGAACAAACCTTGCAACCTTCCTTGGCGAAACCTTCTCCAACATAAAAAAATCTGCACAGCAGAATGCACTTTCTTCATCAGAAATCAAATATCTTATTAATCAGCAGAATACTTCATTTGATCAGATTGTTAAGACACTCCAGCAGATAAACCTTAGCATCCAGGACTTCTCCGTTTCGACTAAAAACATTATAGATACGACTTCCGGCCTGCAGATGAATGCAGAGATTCTTAAATCGCTTACATCAAGCAAGGAATAA
- a CDS encoding methyl-accepting chemotaxis protein, which produces MKLKKYLFTKNENPERKNSRQFTIINFIVFISIFLYSNYFFDIPAEYLVPTFVWQFILSAIFLILIMPTFNNLISFTLARRINFWKNHKATPHQKELIIRKLKMYPSRKGFETSVLYHGFQIAASLIYYLFYHIDIRIITINYLLQLNIIYIGVMTTFSYAELECRKNIAAIMNELQGTRYYERVSEPVNSLMSLFFLYILLPVVFFSASTFGIVIISKTFVTIHPLTGTISTLELSLKELSGNFTFGLLPKDFSSSRMITAGIINSVIIILHVLLYIKKIAYYIFRMGKALTAISIGNITKVKLFPVDLNTEISHTMYLLNKIIMIFRDIQNKTESANNEIIESGANLNEISAETKETVAMQNMSLSEITETIQKTTEVSADVKQKLSEVINVAKKTLSNAQKNFSDFSENFSKIEEITDTNQMTITEIEQLSSKILSIHDIITMIDSLAEQTKIIAFNAELVANSLNHDNVNLHNVSEEIRQLAETTIELTGKAKEKIQEIQTSSEELIVSGESCMNKIQEGNSLSAELINHFAIIRDSASKSVKDTQTIMNSLNNQEQYFNLISSSINLTSERVNEFSETSKIIASTIEQLQKSSSDITNMSFNINKKSIDQQGENI; this is translated from the coding sequence ATGAAACTAAAAAAATACCTTTTTACAAAAAATGAAAATCCCGAAAGAAAAAATTCAAGACAGTTCACGATAATAAATTTTATCGTGTTCATATCTATATTTTTATACAGCAATTATTTTTTTGATATTCCAGCTGAATATCTGGTACCAACCTTCGTATGGCAGTTCATACTTTCAGCAATATTTTTAATCCTCATAATGCCGACTTTCAATAATTTGATTTCATTCACTCTTGCCCGCAGGATCAATTTCTGGAAAAACCACAAGGCAACCCCTCACCAGAAAGAATTGATCATACGGAAACTGAAAATGTATCCGTCCCGCAAAGGCTTTGAGACTTCAGTCCTGTATCATGGATTTCAAATTGCAGCTTCACTGATTTATTACCTGTTCTATCATATAGATATAAGAATAATTACAATAAACTATCTTCTTCAGCTGAACATAATTTATATCGGGGTCATGACAACCTTCAGTTATGCAGAACTGGAATGCAGAAAAAACATTGCAGCAATAATGAACGAACTTCAGGGAACCAGATATTATGAAAGAGTAAGTGAACCGGTTAATTCCCTTATGTCGCTTTTCTTTTTATATATTTTACTTCCTGTTGTATTCTTTTCCGCCTCAACCTTCGGAATTGTCATCATCAGCAAAACCTTTGTCACCATTCATCCTCTTACAGGAACAATATCAACACTGGAACTTTCTCTGAAAGAACTTTCGGGTAATTTTACATTCGGACTTCTTCCTAAGGATTTTTCATCTTCAAGAATGATTACGGCAGGAATAATAAATTCAGTAATCATAATACTTCATGTTCTGCTTTACATAAAAAAAATTGCATATTACATATTCCGCATGGGAAAGGCCCTTACTGCAATAAGTATAGGAAACATAACAAAAGTAAAGCTTTTCCCTGTTGATCTTAACACTGAGATTTCTCATACGATGTATCTCCTGAATAAAATCATAATGATCTTCAGAGACATTCAGAACAAAACGGAATCTGCAAACAATGAGATAATAGAATCCGGTGCAAACCTGAATGAAATATCCGCTGAGACAAAAGAAACCGTTGCAATGCAGAACATGTCCCTTTCAGAAATAACTGAAACAATCCAGAAAACTACAGAAGTTTCTGCTGACGTTAAACAGAAACTGAGTGAAGTAATAAATGTTGCAAAAAAGACGCTCAGCAACGCACAGAAAAACTTTTCTGACTTTTCAGAGAACTTTTCAAAAATTGAAGAAATTACTGATACAAACCAGATGACAATAACTGAAATTGAACAGCTGTCTTCAAAAATACTGAGCATTCATGACATCATAACAATGATTGACTCTCTGGCTGAACAGACAAAAATCATTGCATTTAACGCAGAGCTGGTAGCAAACAGCCTTAATCATGACAATGTAAACCTCCATAATGTTTCTGAAGAGATACGCCAGCTTGCAGAAACAACTATCGAACTTACAGGAAAGGCAAAAGAGAAGATACAGGAAATCCAGACTTCCAGCGAGGAACTTATAGTCTCCGGAGAAAGCTGCATGAATAAAATTCAGGAAGGAAATTCACTTTCTGCAGAACTGATAAACCACTTTGCAATAATAAGGGACTCTGCATCAAAGAGCGTAAAAGATACTCAGACAATCATGAATTCCCTGAACAATCAGGAACAGTATTTTAATTTAATAAGCAGTTCCATCAACCTGACCAGTGAAAGAGTAAATGAATTCAGCGAGACATCAAAAATAATTGCTTCAACAATTGAACAGCTTCAGAAAAGTTCATCAGATATTACGAACATGAGTTTTAACATCAATAAAAAGAGCATTGACCAGCAAGGAGAAAACATATGA
- a CDS encoding methyl-accepting chemotaxis protein, with translation MTENTLNTFTAKITPSTFTHDMYMKGIIPNIFLSLIIFLYIFYISGLLDSGFSQQDFKDFILISTIVVFGAQFIVGPFTNYFVTKDVSLRIFNFYTKKTNAVQRTDLLKSIIAIPHKACFVTVVTFIFAFTGELIALLGRFSISSSIITFICVSGIQCIFTAAIYSMNYAGTICSQKAADISKKGLDEKQILHDKFYGPRLTVRVTMTLIGCCHSATLTQTVYFVLAMADNELTGQMFFKMGLVLLVNSIICITTGFFTIKRISNAFKMINSLLENFTREPLDKSITLPVDLNNEISYNFFLINRIINFISEISKDTTKYSKELTASISNLSVISEKNAEASVSQSDYIKESLDYMNNANYILNQIAEKITSVRFNAEKTKKTVADGFQILKATINKMAEISDANLDTITGIKKLSEKIENVWSSINTIETIAEKTRIIAFNAELEASYAGENGEKFHIVANEIRRLASTITDSIKEIKERILAMQHSSDNLIITSEAGTQKVREGSDIYINLVEEQFNEVKMSSDITAEAALKIQNTTEVQNNLFNEITVSLKEITSGFSSLSESATQLYEISHKISRSSDILTSINNRENVQ, from the coding sequence ATGACTGAAAATACACTGAATACATTTACAGCAAAAATTACACCCTCTACTTTTACCCACGACATGTACATGAAGGGAATAATTCCAAATATTTTTTTAAGCCTGATAATTTTTCTGTATATATTTTATATTTCAGGACTGCTTGATTCAGGTTTTTCACAGCAGGATTTTAAAGACTTTATTCTAATTTCAACAATAGTTGTTTTTGGTGCGCAGTTCATCGTCGGTCCCTTTACAAATTACTTTGTAACAAAAGACGTTTCTTTGAGAATATTCAACTTTTACACAAAAAAAACAAATGCCGTTCAAAGAACTGATCTTCTCAAAAGCATAATAGCAATTCCTCATAAGGCATGTTTTGTAACTGTAGTTACTTTTATTTTTGCCTTTACAGGAGAACTGATTGCACTGCTGGGAAGATTCAGCATAAGTTCTTCAATAATAACCTTCATATGTGTCTCTGGAATTCAGTGTATTTTTACCGCAGCAATTTACTCGATGAATTATGCCGGCACCATATGTTCTCAAAAGGCTGCTGATATTTCTAAAAAAGGACTTGATGAAAAACAGATTCTTCACGATAAGTTTTACGGTCCGAGACTTACCGTACGGGTTACGATGACACTGATCGGCTGCTGTCACTCGGCAACACTGACACAGACAGTTTATTTTGTTCTTGCAATGGCTGATAATGAACTTACAGGTCAGATGTTCTTTAAAATGGGTCTCGTACTTCTTGTAAACAGCATAATCTGCATTACCACAGGATTCTTTACGATTAAAAGAATTTCAAACGCTTTTAAAATGATAAACAGCCTGCTTGAAAACTTTACCCGCGAACCTTTAGACAAATCAATTACCCTTCCTGTGGATCTTAACAATGAGATTTCTTACAACTTTTTCTTAATAAACAGAATCATAAACTTTATTTCTGAAATTTCAAAAGACACGACAAAATACAGCAAGGAACTGACTGCAAGTATTTCAAATCTTTCCGTAATATCTGAAAAAAATGCGGAGGCATCCGTATCGCAGTCAGATTATATAAAAGAATCACTTGATTACATGAACAATGCAAATTACATTCTTAACCAGATTGCAGAAAAAATTACCAGCGTAAGATTCAATGCAGAAAAAACAAAGAAAACTGTAGCAGACGGTTTTCAGATTTTAAAGGCAACCATTAATAAAATGGCGGAAATTTCAGATGCCAACCTTGATACAATTACAGGAATAAAAAAACTCAGTGAGAAAATAGAAAACGTATGGAGCAGCATTAACACTATTGAAACAATTGCAGAAAAAACAAGAATAATCGCTTTTAATGCCGAGCTTGAAGCTTCCTATGCAGGCGAGAACGGAGAAAAATTCCACATTGTTGCAAATGAAATACGCAGGCTCGCATCAACAATCACAGACTCCATTAAAGAAATAAAAGAAAGAATACTTGCAATGCAGCACTCTTCCGACAACCTTATAATTACTTCAGAAGCCGGCACTCAAAAAGTACGGGAAGGTTCAGACATTTACATAAATCTTGTTGAAGAGCAGTTTAATGAAGTAAAAATGTCTTCCGACATCACGGCAGAAGCAGCATTGAAAATTCAAAACACAACAGAAGTACAGAACAATCTCTTTAATGAAATAACTGTTTCCTTAAAGGAAATAACTTCAGGCTTCAGCAGTCTTTCTGAATCTGCAACGCAGCTATACGAAATCTCACATAAAATCAGCCGCAGTTCTGACATTCTTACTTCCATCAACAACAGGGAGAATGTGCAATGA
- a CDS encoding adenylate/guanylate cyclase domain-containing protein: MKTKILVAFNSKTMLSLICDCLDEAGFEVLKADNGIDALNILCEENPVCVLTYMELPQISGFSFARIIKNTPYLKNTGIILCSTEDGSVYQFWGDNSKSDGFFIPRSDNIHELLGLVNKVTEQYEQIRKEETEPVHSKISPDDILDIVTKAYDKELFELFVIKNAFQASCSVLNLKQILEKMAQTLSGIYNYDSLAIILNTDPIMEYYDYPSNMSKEDLDDFKKVCHSDFEERIYTRKKFNWKTNLIQEEIIEVEENSRNTKIESYECFPLDSNKIYPATIHIGSFKSGAFTPRLEQRLDFFTTIYSMIIEKAIWFQNATNAEEKMRKAFSRFIPSKIIDDIISTNESEQTSIEEKRQVAILIADIRNFTSISEKNKPEEVVKFLNYYFSKMGLIIKKHGGTIDKFMGDAIMALFGAPESYRFNASRAANAAVEMINEIEKIDTGNLILPKDYKFTVGIGIHYGDSIVGAIGSEEKKEYTVIGDSVNLASRIESLTKIYGSKIIVTENVKRDIDSRLKNRYPVNEKKDTDFNFIMRHLDNVKVKGKSVATKIYDIIEDVNLYTDEFLENYAKGLHLYFDRNFQTAANYFSKALEICSTDRAARLMLRRCDEFSVNVPENWDGSFSLSIK, encoded by the coding sequence GTGAAAACTAAAATTCTTGTTGCATTTAATTCAAAAACCATGCTTTCCCTCATCTGTGACTGCCTTGACGAAGCAGGATTTGAAGTTCTGAAGGCAGACAACGGAATTGACGCCCTCAATATTCTCTGCGAAGAAAATCCTGTCTGCGTACTTACTTACATGGAACTTCCACAGATTTCGGGATTCAGTTTTGCCCGCATCATTAAGAATACTCCATATCTCAAAAACACAGGTATAATACTCTGCTCTACGGAAGACGGCAGCGTCTATCAGTTCTGGGGAGATAATTCTAAAAGTGACGGATTTTTCATTCCCCGTTCCGACAACATCCATGAATTACTGGGACTTGTAAATAAAGTAACGGAACAGTATGAACAGATAAGAAAAGAAGAAACAGAACCAGTACACAGTAAAATTTCTCCGGATGATATTCTTGATATCGTTACAAAGGCTTATGATAAAGAACTTTTTGAACTGTTTGTAATTAAGAATGCATTCCAGGCCAGCTGCTCCGTTCTTAACTTAAAACAGATTCTTGAAAAAATGGCTCAGACCCTTTCGGGAATCTACAACTATGATTCTCTGGCAATCATACTTAATACAGATCCTATAATGGAATACTATGATTATCCCAGCAACATGTCCAAAGAAGACCTGGACGACTTTAAGAAAGTATGTCACAGCGATTTTGAGGAAAGAATCTATACGAGAAAAAAATTCAACTGGAAAACAAATCTCATTCAGGAAGAAATTATCGAAGTTGAGGAAAACAGCAGGAATACAAAAATTGAAAGCTATGAATGTTTTCCTCTTGATTCAAACAAAATTTATCCGGCAACAATTCATATAGGCTCATTTAAAAGCGGTGCTTTTACCCCCAGACTTGAGCAGCGGCTGGATTTCTTTACGACAATTTATTCAATGATAATTGAAAAGGCCATCTGGTTTCAGAATGCAACAAATGCTGAAGAAAAAATGCGCAAAGCATTCAGCAGATTCATTCCGTCAAAAATCATAGATGACATCATCTCAACAAATGAATCCGAGCAGACATCCATTGAAGAAAAAAGACAGGTAGCAATTCTTATTGCAGACATCAGAAACTTTACCAGCATAAGCGAAAAAAACAAGCCGGAAGAAGTAGTAAAATTCCTTAACTATTATTTTTCGAAAATGGGCCTTATCATAAAAAAACACGGCGGAACAATTGATAAATTCATGGGTGATGCAATTATGGCTCTTTTTGGTGCTCCGGAAAGTTACCGGTTCAATGCAAGCAGAGCCGCAAATGCAGCTGTAGAAATGATTAATGAAATCGAAAAAATTGATACGGGCAACCTCATTCTTCCGAAGGATTACAAGTTTACGGTAGGAATCGGAATTCATTACGGTGATTCAATTGTAGGAGCTATAGGCAGCGAAGAAAAAAAAGAATACACAGTTATTGGAGATTCTGTTAATCTTGCATCAAGAATCGAAAGCCTGACAAAAATATACGGCTCAAAAATAATCGTAACGGAAAATGTAAAGCGGGACATTGACAGCCGCTTAAAAAACAGATACCCGGTTAATGAAAAAAAGGACACCGACTTTAATTTTATAATGCGCCACCTGGACAATGTAAAAGTAAAGGGAAAATCCGTTGCGACAAAAATTTATGATATCATAGAAGACGTAAATCTATATACAGATGAATTTCTTGAAAACTATGCAAAAGGACTTCATCTTTATTTTGACAGAAACTTTCAGACTGCTGCAAATTATTTTTCCAAAGCTCTGGAAATCTGCAGTACTGACAGGGCAGCCCGGCTGATGCTTAGAAGATGCGATGAATTTTCAGTAAACGTACCGGAAAACTGGGACGGAAGTTTTTCGCTGTCAATAAAATAG